One segment of Vicinamibacterales bacterium DNA contains the following:
- a CDS encoding Ig-like domain-containing protein produces the protein MMRTNHGSAATVLRVAFLAIAAFGLSTAIAAAQTTVHVVAAPFNKTVTLPNGTMVSVPMWGYGLADAAGDLLPGEEVSSPGPRITVPVGNALTIVLHNDLPPGTNTSLVIPGQAFAGAPVVAGGRVVSMVPEVAPGSSAPYVFTSLKPGTFLYQSGSHQAVQIQMGLYGALTQDAAAGNAYAGVPYSNEAVLVYSEIDRALHQAVADGTYGTPAGPTSTFNYNPTLFLINGTSYANAASPAIAAGAAGQPTLLRFLNAGLRTHVPVLDNGTFSIVAEDGNKYPFARPQGAILLAAGKTHDALWTPAVGGDYPVYDRSLSLSAEGQGGAGMLAKLRITGAASGGAPVAANDLVGTAEDTAIGGSVVANDTGATSYELATSAGAGAVAFLSDGSFTYTPAANFFGVDSFTYRAVNLSGNSLATVIINVGAVPDAPEAQTQDLGVQATESLPIALGGSDPDGDALTVYLTSLPSNGTLSRVNPLDSTLITLLPTDLRSGPGTGTAIPNGHVIYAATGTYPGTDPSPDPFNFVVSDNGGTSASAAVAAGVSVFPVVDPGADLLSPLLLTVLGPAGENVGAFRWTLEEDRTYHVNPGVLDPNTVSVSFHASYMPVTRSGDETTLADLKVDSSKRYFVSVLPKVGSYNNGGASVAVGQSAVTVRVNSGPTPTAQIRVRVFRDNAPLNGMWDTNEEPLEGFSVTIEDAGGRYGMSAAQQLMDAFGNQIGTTYQPCPVAGTCTAPEVLSYGRGYLLSDAEGWALIQNLAPGKYGVKVVSPGGTSWQQTATIEGTRVIDAWVKANEPTYFAEFGPPGPHADIGFTERVNTLGAGGNTISGQVTNLHHSRPPNFQMFSGATFNFTQPWVALNTGATGGTLLYAQPTDPEGIFTISGVAPGTYQLVIFDSALNLIIATKVINVTTSLALGEVPVQQWYTRLYHYVFTDSNGNGFRDDGEAGIPEQAINLRFRDGTMYQSMPTDGTGFVPFEQVFPFFSWLVAEVDFTRFKATGVTAVVDAGGDPINGAWPGQIGADLDPQVLVPQPQTENGGASYRTETGPVLLEAFQGFIGQSSVLMWGKAPYASPDEVAPDVNVFPFDDFPGLGDTDHGKLGAFDGDQFNGGISGIVHYSVTRAENDPRWGGAEVWEPGIADVTVQLWDATRTKLLNEVTTDSWDASQPTGCQGAVYNFLGTDKDCFDGLRNFNQVRPGVFDGGYAFMSQFEPINPASLTANWLTPVAERGLGFREVPIPAGKYVVRVVPPRGYKIVKEEDKNVDFGDEYIPQEFYLGGYPLGAGGAGSAPPKAGVDYEPLAVPFCVGSLHEVPAELALYPDVPGAYAGDQRPLCDQKLVTLRNGHNPGANFFLFTEAPIAGHIIGFVLDDTANEFDPNAPTFGEKYAPPFLPISIRDWTGREITSTYTDAYGVYNVLVPSTFTANQPIPSGMSPSMLTACINSSTTVNAAGETVPNPDHMKQYTQFCYTFNYMPGATTYLDTPVLPTGAFTGVGQFPVDAELPSGTPVIAKVTNVADLATGATSSAAQIGPYIVDRTTAGSPNLLPGTRTIEVTSGGMHSVPNPAYDGFEGAEPVTILRDYTFGAALNRITVGLARLRSRRRM, from the coding sequence ATGATGCGAACGAATCACGGATCCGCCGCCACCGTCCTGAGAGTCGCGTTCCTGGCGATTGCGGCCTTTGGATTGTCGACCGCGATCGCCGCGGCGCAGACTACGGTCCACGTCGTCGCCGCGCCGTTCAACAAGACGGTGACGCTGCCGAACGGCACGATGGTGAGCGTGCCGATGTGGGGCTATGGGCTGGCCGACGCCGCCGGCGACCTGCTGCCTGGCGAGGAGGTGTCGTCGCCTGGCCCACGCATCACGGTACCGGTCGGCAACGCGCTGACCATCGTGCTGCACAACGACCTCCCGCCGGGAACGAACACGTCGCTCGTGATCCCCGGGCAGGCGTTTGCCGGTGCGCCGGTGGTGGCCGGCGGTCGCGTGGTGTCGATGGTCCCCGAAGTGGCACCGGGCAGTTCGGCCCCCTACGTGTTCACCAGCCTGAAGCCCGGCACATTCCTGTATCAAAGCGGCTCGCATCAGGCGGTCCAGATTCAGATGGGTCTGTACGGCGCGCTCACGCAGGACGCGGCGGCCGGCAACGCCTACGCCGGCGTGCCCTACAGCAATGAAGCCGTGCTGGTGTACAGCGAGATCGATCGGGCGTTGCACCAGGCGGTGGCCGACGGCACCTACGGCACGCCTGCCGGACCGACCAGCACGTTCAACTACAACCCGACGTTGTTCCTGATTAACGGCACCTCCTACGCCAACGCGGCGTCCCCGGCGATTGCGGCCGGCGCGGCCGGTCAGCCGACCCTGCTGCGGTTCCTCAATGCCGGTCTTCGCACGCACGTGCCGGTGCTCGACAACGGCACGTTCAGCATCGTGGCCGAAGACGGCAACAAGTATCCCTTCGCCCGTCCGCAAGGGGCCATCCTGCTCGCGGCCGGCAAGACCCATGACGCATTGTGGACCCCGGCCGTGGGCGGCGACTACCCGGTGTATGACCGGTCGCTCAGCCTGTCGGCGGAAGGGCAGGGCGGCGCCGGCATGCTGGCGAAGTTGCGCATCACCGGTGCGGCTTCCGGCGGCGCACCGGTCGCGGCCAACGACCTCGTCGGCACGGCCGAAGACACGGCCATAGGTGGCAGCGTGGTTGCGAACGACACCGGGGCCACCAGTTACGAGTTGGCGACCAGCGCCGGCGCAGGTGCGGTCGCGTTCCTGAGCGACGGCAGCTTTACCTATACGCCGGCGGCAAATTTCTTCGGCGTTGACTCGTTCACCTATCGCGCGGTCAACCTGAGCGGCAACAGCCTGGCGACGGTGATTATCAACGTCGGCGCGGTTCCCGACGCCCCCGAGGCCCAGACCCAGGATCTCGGTGTCCAGGCCACGGAGTCGCTGCCCATCGCGCTCGGCGGCAGTGACCCCGATGGCGACGCGCTCACGGTCTACCTCACCTCGCTGCCGTCGAACGGCACGCTCAGTCGCGTGAACCCGCTCGACAGCACCCTGATTACACTTTTGCCCACCGACCTCAGGAGCGGTCCGGGCACCGGCACCGCGATTCCCAACGGCCACGTTATCTACGCGGCAACCGGCACGTATCCGGGCACCGATCCTTCCCCGGATCCATTCAACTTCGTTGTCTCTGACAACGGCGGCACGTCGGCCTCGGCGGCGGTGGCAGCCGGCGTCAGTGTGTTTCCCGTCGTCGATCCTGGAGCGGACCTGCTGTCGCCGCTGTTGTTGACGGTCCTCGGTCCGGCCGGCGAGAACGTGGGCGCATTCCGCTGGACGCTGGAGGAGGATCGCACCTATCACGTGAATCCCGGCGTGCTCGATCCGAACACGGTGTCGGTGAGCTTCCACGCGAGCTATATGCCGGTGACGCGGTCGGGCGACGAGACGACGCTGGCCGACCTGAAGGTCGACTCGTCGAAGCGCTACTTCGTGTCGGTGTTGCCGAAGGTCGGCTCGTACAACAATGGCGGCGCCTCGGTGGCGGTTGGGCAGTCGGCGGTGACGGTCAGGGTCAACAGCGGGCCGACGCCGACCGCGCAGATTCGCGTCCGCGTGTTCCGGGACAACGCTCCGCTCAACGGCATGTGGGACACCAATGAAGAGCCCCTCGAGGGCTTCTCCGTCACGATCGAGGACGCGGGCGGGCGGTACGGCATGTCGGCGGCGCAGCAGTTGATGGACGCGTTCGGCAACCAGATTGGAACGACCTATCAACCCTGCCCGGTTGCCGGCACGTGCACGGCCCCCGAGGTCCTCTCTTACGGGCGCGGCTACCTGCTGTCCGACGCCGAGGGCTGGGCGCTGATCCAGAACCTCGCGCCCGGCAAGTACGGGGTGAAGGTGGTGTCGCCGGGGGGCACATCGTGGCAGCAGACGGCCACCATCGAGGGCACGCGCGTCATCGACGCGTGGGTGAAGGCCAACGAGCCGACCTACTTCGCCGAATTCGGGCCGCCCGGACCGCACGCCGACATCGGTTTCACGGAGCGGGTCAACACGCTTGGCGCCGGCGGCAACACCATCAGCGGCCAGGTGACCAACCTGCACCACTCCCGGCCGCCGAACTTCCAGATGTTCAGCGGCGCGACCTTCAACTTCACCCAGCCGTGGGTCGCGCTCAACACCGGTGCGACCGGCGGGACGCTTCTCTACGCGCAGCCGACCGACCCCGAAGGCATCTTCACGATTTCGGGCGTCGCGCCTGGCACCTATCAGCTCGTGATCTTCGACAGCGCGCTCAATTTGATCATTGCCACCAAGGTGATCAACGTGACGACCAGCCTCGCGCTTGGCGAAGTGCCCGTTCAGCAGTGGTACACGCGGCTCTATCACTACGTGTTCACCGACTCGAACGGGAACGGTTTCCGCGACGACGGTGAAGCCGGCATCCCCGAGCAGGCCATCAACCTCCGGTTCCGCGACGGCACGATGTATCAGTCGATGCCGACGGACGGAACCGGCTTCGTGCCGTTCGAGCAGGTGTTCCCGTTCTTCAGCTGGCTGGTCGCCGAGGTGGATTTCACGCGGTTCAAGGCGACCGGCGTGACCGCCGTGGTGGACGCAGGCGGCGATCCGATCAACGGCGCGTGGCCCGGTCAGATCGGGGCTGATCTCGATCCGCAAGTGCTGGTGCCCCAGCCGCAGACGGAAAACGGCGGCGCCTCGTACCGGACCGAGACCGGTCCAGTGCTCCTCGAGGCCTTCCAGGGCTTCATTGGCCAGAGCAGCGTGTTGATGTGGGGCAAGGCCCCGTACGCGTCCCCGGACGAGGTCGCTCCCGACGTGAACGTCTTCCCGTTTGACGACTTCCCGGGCCTGGGCGACACGGACCACGGCAAGCTCGGTGCGTTCGATGGCGACCAGTTCAACGGCGGCATCAGCGGCATCGTGCACTACTCCGTCACGCGGGCGGAGAACGACCCGCGCTGGGGCGGGGCCGAGGTGTGGGAGCCCGGCATTGCCGACGTCACGGTGCAGCTCTGGGACGCGACGCGGACGAAGCTGCTCAACGAGGTGACCACCGACAGCTGGGACGCGAGCCAGCCCACCGGTTGCCAGGGCGCGGTCTACAACTTCCTCGGCACCGACAAGGATTGCTTCGACGGCCTGCGTAACTTCAATCAGGTGCGGCCCGGCGTCTTCGACGGCGGCTACGCGTTCATGTCGCAGTTCGAGCCGATCAACCCGGCCTCGTTGACGGCGAACTGGCTGACTCCGGTTGCCGAGCGCGGCTTGGGGTTCCGCGAAGTGCCAATCCCCGCCGGCAAGTACGTCGTGCGGGTGGTGCCGCCTCGCGGCTACAAGATCGTGAAGGAAGAAGACAAGAACGTCGACTTCGGCGACGAGTACATCCCGCAGGAGTTCTACCTGGGTGGCTATCCGCTGGGCGCCGGTGGCGCCGGCTCGGCACCGCCCAAGGCAGGGGTTGACTACGAGCCGCTGGCCGTGCCGTTCTGCGTCGGCTCGCTGCATGAAGTGCCCGCGGAGCTCGCGCTGTATCCCGATGTTCCCGGGGCGTATGCCGGCGACCAGCGGCCGCTGTGCGATCAGAAGCTCGTGACGCTGCGCAACGGGCACAACCCGGGGGCGAACTTCTTCCTCTTCACCGAGGCGCCGATCGCCGGGCACATCATCGGCTTCGTCCTGGACGACACGGCGAATGAGTTCGACCCGAACGCGCCGACGTTCGGCGAGAAGTACGCGCCGCCGTTCCTGCCGATCTCGATCCGCGACTGGACCGGGCGTGAGATCACGTCCACCTACACGGACGCGTATGGTGTGTATAACGTGCTCGTGCCGAGCACGTTCACGGCCAACCAGCCGATCCCGAGCGGCATGTCGCCGAGCATGCTGACGGCGTGCATCAATTCGTCAACCACGGTGAACGCGGCCGGCGAGACGGTGCCGAACCCGGATCACATGAAGCAGTACACGCAGTTCTGCTACACGTTCAACTACATGCCGGGCGCGACCACCTATCTGGACACGCCGGTGCTGCCGACCGGCGCCTTCACCGGCGTCGGCCAGTTCCCGGTGGACGCGGAGCTGCCGTCGGGGACGCCGGTCATCGCGAAGGTCACCAACGTCGCCGACCTGGCGACCGGTGCGACGAGCTCGGCCGCGCAGATCGGCCCGTACATCGTCGACCGGACGACGGCCGGCTCGCCAAACCTCCTGCCCGGGACGCGAACGATTGAGGTCACATCCGGAGGGATGCACTCGGTGCCGAACCCGGCCTACGACGGTTTCGAGGGCGCCGAGCCGGTGACGATCCTGCGTGACTACACGTTTGGCGCGGCGTTGAACCGCATTACCGTGGGCTTGGCGCGACTACGATCCCGACGGCGAATGTGA